The following coding sequences lie in one Lelliottia jeotgali genomic window:
- a CDS encoding Membrane fusion component of tripartite multidrug resistance system, whose amino-acid sequence MTEDKDKNGPQDMDRALDNTNAKPDSGDKKKHRRKLFALFGGVLILIAIGYAIWLIFFAGKSVSTDNAYTAAEVADVTPLVGGPVKKVNVVNTQLVHAGDVLVVLDDTDARIAVSQAEAELGSARRKVMQIMANDTALGGQLDSREAGIQSAEHDVARARARFDKATLDERRRRNLVKAGAVSEQDFTDAQTELREATAALGEAEASLKAARAGSVEAKGSRQANEALFLNSTVETNPIVVAARTRLDQARINLARMVIRAPVDGVVTQRSVDIGQHVQAGNRLMRVVPIEDIYVDANFKEGQLSDVRPGQKVELTSDLYGSGVVYHGVVQGFDGGSGSALSLIPAQNATGNWIKVVQRLPVRVRLEREELRKNPLRIGLSMEVTVDLTSNAKDDHTEK is encoded by the coding sequence ATGACTGAAGATAAAGATAAAAACGGCCCACAGGATATGGACAGGGCTCTGGATAACACGAATGCAAAACCGGATAGCGGTGATAAAAAAAAGCATCGCCGTAAATTATTCGCTTTGTTTGGTGGCGTCCTGATTCTTATCGCCATCGGTTATGCCATCTGGCTGATTTTCTTTGCCGGTAAATCCGTCTCAACGGATAACGCCTATACCGCTGCCGAAGTCGCAGACGTCACGCCGCTTGTCGGCGGACCGGTGAAGAAAGTAAATGTGGTCAACACGCAGCTTGTGCATGCCGGTGATGTACTGGTCGTGCTTGATGATACGGACGCCAGAATTGCGGTGTCACAGGCTGAAGCTGAGCTTGGCAGCGCCCGGCGGAAGGTGATGCAGATTATGGCCAATGACACCGCTCTGGGCGGACAGCTTGATTCGCGTGAAGCAGGTATTCAGAGCGCCGAACATGATGTGGCGAGGGCACGGGCCCGGTTTGATAAGGCCACCCTTGATGAGCGACGTCGCCGGAATCTGGTGAAAGCCGGGGCCGTATCTGAGCAGGATTTTACGGATGCGCAGACAGAATTACGGGAGGCAACGGCCGCGCTGGGAGAAGCGGAAGCCAGTCTGAAAGCTGCTCGCGCTGGCAGTGTCGAAGCAAAAGGATCCCGGCAGGCGAACGAGGCCCTGTTTCTAAACAGTACCGTTGAAACTAACCCCATTGTGGTGGCGGCCAGAACCCGTCTCGATCAGGCCCGTATAAACCTGGCGCGTATGGTTATCCGGGCCCCGGTGGATGGAGTGGTAACACAGCGCTCAGTGGATATCGGGCAGCATGTTCAGGCCGGAAACCGGCTGATGCGGGTTGTGCCCATCGAGGATATTTATGTTGATGCGAATTTCAAGGAAGGTCAGCTCAGCGACGTCAGACCGGGCCAGAAGGTAGAGCTGACTTCAGACCTGTACGGCAGCGGTGTTGTTTATCACGGCGTGGTTCAGGGATTTGACGGCGGCTCCGGTTCCGCGCTTTCACTGATACCGGCGCAGAATGCCACGGGTAACTGGATTAAGGTCGTGCAGCGACTGCCGGTGCGCGTTCGTCTGGAGCGGGAAGAACTGCGTAAAAATCCTCTGCGCATCGGGCTGTCCATGGAAGTTACGGTGGACCTGACATCGAATGCCAAAGATGACCACACGGAGAAATAA
- a CDS encoding Outer membrane component of tripartite multidrug resistance system, whose amino-acid sequence MRCVSGYRFAHGTKSVRYRPHYLKGCVISVLSLALGSCAAIPDLGTAPQPEQAAALISQRSFSAPHADWPQEKWWMAFGDTQLNQLMSEATAHSPSLAQAEARVREATARTGVARSRLYPSMDASASIDKEKLSYNYIYPKTAVPHGWNDMGRASLNFSWELDFWGKNQDALRAATSEASAAEADAAAAKLMLTTMLADAYIRLQYQYDSRDIAARQLRNRTDTVRLVQLRHAQGLDSRVSVEESGARLDAARAALAEADEQIKLTQNGIAALLGRGPDRGLDILRPRLQMRRPVGLPDALNANLLGRNPEVVAARWRVEAAASNIGVARAQFYPNVNLMAFVGYQSLGLNNLFSSGSDIGSVGPAISLPLFEGGRLGANYKGARAEYEYAVASYNEALTQALRETADVTRSLAALVGRSEATASALSHSEEAYQLAKARYQGGLADYQEVLISEDALLQAELANTAMHSRGYVLDVSLVKALGGGFESSSTFDAQVKL is encoded by the coding sequence ATGAGGTGTGTGTCAGGTTACAGATTTGCACATGGGACGAAGTCAGTAAGGTACCGTCCGCATTATCTGAAAGGATGTGTTATCTCCGTGCTCAGCCTTGCTTTGGGGTCATGTGCTGCGATCCCCGATCTGGGAACTGCTCCTCAGCCGGAGCAGGCTGCGGCGCTGATTTCACAACGCAGTTTTTCCGCTCCACATGCTGACTGGCCGCAGGAAAAATGGTGGATGGCCTTCGGCGATACGCAGCTTAACCAGCTGATGAGTGAAGCCACCGCGCATTCACCTTCTCTGGCACAGGCAGAAGCCCGGGTGCGTGAAGCCACGGCCAGAACCGGTGTCGCCCGTTCCCGGTTATACCCGTCAATGGACGCCAGCGCGTCCATTGATAAAGAGAAGCTCAGCTACAACTACATCTACCCTAAAACAGCCGTGCCGCACGGATGGAATGATATGGGGCGGGCCAGCCTCAACTTTAGCTGGGAACTGGATTTCTGGGGTAAAAACCAGGATGCGCTGCGTGCCGCGACATCCGAAGCCAGCGCCGCTGAGGCAGATGCCGCCGCCGCGAAACTGATGCTGACGACGATGCTCGCGGACGCTTATATCCGTCTGCAGTACCAGTATGACAGTCGTGATATTGCGGCCCGACAGCTGCGTAACCGGACGGATACCGTCAGGCTGGTGCAGTTACGCCATGCTCAGGGACTCGATTCCAGAGTCTCCGTGGAAGAAAGCGGTGCCCGGCTGGATGCCGCCAGAGCGGCGCTGGCTGAAGCCGATGAGCAAATCAAATTAACCCAAAACGGCATCGCGGCTTTACTGGGCCGGGGGCCGGACAGAGGGCTGGATATCCTCAGACCCCGGTTGCAGATGCGCCGCCCTGTCGGATTACCTGATGCGCTGAACGCAAACCTGCTCGGACGCAATCCGGAAGTGGTGGCCGCACGGTGGCGGGTTGAAGCCGCCGCCAGCAATATCGGTGTTGCCAGAGCGCAGTTTTACCCGAACGTGAACCTGATGGCCTTCGTCGGATACCAGTCACTGGGGCTGAATAACCTGTTCAGCTCGGGCTCTGATATCGGGAGCGTCGGGCCTGCCATCAGCTTACCCCTTTTTGAAGGCGGGCGTTTAGGCGCTAACTATAAAGGTGCGAGAGCGGAATATGAATATGCGGTGGCGTCGTATAACGAGGCGCTGACACAGGCATTACGTGAAACAGCTGATGTTACACGGAGCCTTGCTGCTCTGGTGGGCAGGTCAGAAGCAACCGCATCTGCTTTGTCCCACAGCGAGGAAGCTTATCAGCTGGCAAAAGCCCGGTATCAGGGTGGGCTGGCCGATTATCAGGAAGTTCTCATTTCTGAAGATGCGTTACTCCAGGCTGAGCTGGCGAATACAGCCATGCATTCCCGGGGTTATGTCTTGGATGTGTCACTCGTCAAAGCCCTTGGGGGCGGATTTGAATCCAGTTCAACATTTGATGCGCAGGTGAAACTGTAA
- a CDS encoding Mobile element protein produces the protein MPGNRPHYGRWPQHDFTSLKKLRPQSVTSRIQPGSDVIVCAEMDEQWGYVGAKSRQRWLFYAYDRIRRTIVAHVFGERTLATLERLLSLLSAFEVVVWMTDGWPLYESRLKGKLHVISKRYTQRIERHNLNLRQHLARLGRKSLSFSKSVELHDKVIGHYLNIKHYQ, from the coding sequence ATGCCGGGCAACCGCCCGCATTATGGGCGTTGGCCTCAACACGATTTTACGTCACTTAAAAAACTCAGGCCGCAGTCGGTAACCTCGCGCATACAGCCGGGCAGTGATGTGATTGTCTGCGCTGAAATGGACGAACAGTGGGGCTACGTCGGTGCTAAATCACGTCAGCGCTGGCTGTTTTACGCGTATGACAGGATACGGAGGACGATTGTGGCGCACGTCTTCGGTGAACGCACTCTGGCCACACTGGAGCGACTTCTGAGCCTGCTGTCGGCCTTTGAGGTCGTGGTATGGATGACGGATGGCTGGCCGCTGTATGAATCCCGCCTGAAGGGAAAGCTGCACGTTATCAGCAAGCGTTACACTCAGCGCATTGAGCGACATAACCTGAATCTGAGACAACATCTGGCAAGGCTGGGACGGAAGTCACTGTCGTTCTCAAAATCGGTGGAGCTGCATGACAAGGTCATCGGGCATTATCTGAACATAAAACACTATCAGTAA
- a CDS encoding Recombination directionality factor, SLP1 family, which produces MTSHQLLRLKKVEEKTGLKRSQIYLYMKEGTFPRSIKIGPASVAWLESEIDEWINIKLSRR; this is translated from the coding sequence ATGACATCACATCAGTTATTACGCTTAAAAAAGGTTGAAGAAAAAACCGGCTTGAAACGTTCACAAATCTATCTGTATATGAAAGAGGGTACATTTCCTCGTTCAATAAAAATCGGCCCAGCCAGTGTGGCCTGGCTGGAATCAGAAATTGACGAATGGATCAATATTAAATTGTCCCGGCGCTAA
- a CDS encoding putative Zinc-finger containing protein, whose product MPDEIDRDQEFNEQRLEEMIEQNRFKPGSTPSLFHCRICGKPIPEKRRQTLPGITTCTECQEQLEYRRR is encoded by the coding sequence ATGCCGGATGAGATCGACCGCGATCAGGAATTTAATGAACAGCGACTGGAAGAGATGATTGAGCAAAACCGTTTTAAGCCGGGTTCAACACCATCATTATTTCACTGTCGTATATGTGGTAAACCTATTCCTGAAAAGCGACGGCAAACACTGCCGGGCATAACCACCTGTACAGAATGTCAGGAACAACTTGAGTATCGCAGACGCTAA
- a CDS encoding Bores hole in peptidoglycan layer allowing type IV secretion complex assembly to occur (VirB1): protein MLSTTAFLALATQCAITVHPSTALDVARVESGFHPYAIAEIVPGGKGVISHFPTSLPEAIHLTRQLAAQGRHYSVGLMQITSTNFRHYGVTASDLLNPCINLSVFERIFADCYRRGRTLKRALSCYYSGNFETGQRPESTFNQTSYVQRIGYVVPSTREDRQRDPDRNAQLSVRYPAVVLRGAPTGATAPVPTSLQYPGSVIRGAIPVIPDEEK from the coding sequence ATGCTTTCCACCACAGCCTTTCTGGCGCTGGCGACGCAGTGCGCCATCACTGTTCACCCGTCCACGGCGCTTGATGTGGCACGGGTCGAATCCGGTTTTCACCCTTACGCCATTGCTGAAATCGTGCCGGGCGGCAAAGGTGTGATTTCACATTTTCCCACGAGCCTGCCGGAGGCGATCCACCTCACCAGACAGCTGGCTGCACAAGGCCGACACTATTCGGTCGGCCTGATGCAAATCACCAGCACCAATTTCCGCCATTACGGCGTCACGGCCAGCGACCTGCTTAACCCTTGCATCAACCTGTCGGTATTTGAGCGCATTTTCGCCGACTGCTACCGGCGCGGCAGAACGCTGAAACGGGCGCTCAGTTGTTACTACTCCGGCAACTTTGAAACCGGACAGCGACCGGAATCCACCTTTAACCAGACCAGCTACGTACAGCGCATTGGCTATGTCGTCCCGTCCACGCGGGAAGACCGTCAGCGTGACCCTGACCGGAATGCACAGCTGTCTGTCCGTTATCCCGCCGTTGTGCTGCGCGGCGCGCCTACCGGTGCCACTGCGCCGGTCCCGACTTCCCTGCAGTATCCCGGTTCCGTCATTCGCGGCGCTATCCCTGTTATCCCTGATGAGGAGAAATGA
- a CDS encoding Major pilus subunit of type IV secretion complex (VirB2) — MRKRRYSAVASVLLSAPVLAADSGFNKANETLSNTSTGLLGLAAVTITLATMWVGYKVLFDGKSLHDMRNIIIGAILIVGASGFGAYWAS, encoded by the coding sequence ATGCGTAAACGCCGTTACTCCGCTGTTGCTTCCGTGCTGCTGTCTGCCCCGGTGCTGGCGGCAGACAGTGGTTTTAACAAGGCCAATGAAACACTGAGCAATACCTCGACCGGCCTGCTGGGACTGGCCGCCGTCACCATCACACTGGCGACTATGTGGGTTGGCTACAAGGTGCTGTTCGACGGCAAGAGCCTGCATGACATGCGTAACATCATCATCGGCGCGATCCTGATTGTCGGCGCGTCCGGCTTCGGTGCCTACTGGGCGTCATAA
- a CDS encoding ATPase for both assembly of type IV secretion complex and secretion of T-DNA complex (VirB4) gives MATLNKALTRPAAIMGIPLVPFVLVSGAIVLLAVYVSYYLAILLIPAWAEMKNKTRKDIHYFSLLWLAFKTRGRLFTNTHFGANALLANQYDNVDVSEFIQKMKLSERITLDKYIPYSSHIHPYVIRNRHRDLVATWELGGTVFECEDEHHLTLMATHLNNVIRSYEGLPVTFYIHRLREKYHDSFEACSGIPFSDDVTRRYYQPVKEKPFWRHRLFFTVCYAPFSQIEKKTMKAQSHGKRQAALDDALKIMLEYREALESSLSRYMATPLGIYEENRRVYSSQLAFFHRLLTGQWQKVAVTRSPFYETLSTPDVFFTTDTGECQTVSGSRFFRSLEIKDYSPETHTGMLDALLYAESEYVLTQSFTCMARDEAQNHIRLAEKRLNSTDDDATSQREELIVLRDLLQSGHVSCGKFHFSLQISSDSAGQVVKDTNVLAQPFAELGIMTTLSTLSLPAAYLAQLPGVYTLRPRLVAVSSQNFADIACLHNFHPHKRSGNPWGEAVAILTSPGGGGYYLNLHDSQAWRDDSGEKTPGNTAIIGKTGSGKTLLMTIMQQLMQKYRNPASFAPSAPLKRLTTVYFDKDRAAEMAIRQAGGRYFRIHTGEPTGFNPFALEPTRRNISFIKRLVRMLCRRNGKPLDPRDEERISAAVDTIMLDYPPEYRRYGITRLLEVLPEPPTTDARTNGLRIRLKQWAQGGEFGWVFDNEADTFTISDVDNFGIDGTEFLDDDDIRGPVTFYLLYRVTSLLDGRRLVMFMDEFWRWLADVEFSRFSLNMLKVIRKLNGIFVPATQSPDEIVRHPIAPAIIEQCGTQIFLANPKASYADYVEKMKVPDSVYETVRNLDPGEHYMVILKTPLQAGETRPFVAMAKMDLSGLGKLTRLLSGSEDNLKIFDAIYQDGMRPDEWKDAFLERAI, from the coding sequence ATGGCTACGCTGAATAAAGCACTGACGCGGCCTGCCGCCATTATGGGTATTCCTCTGGTGCCGTTCGTTCTCGTCAGCGGGGCCATCGTCCTGCTGGCAGTCTATGTCAGCTATTACCTGGCGATTCTGCTCATTCCTGCCTGGGCGGAAATGAAAAATAAAACCCGAAAGGACATTCATTATTTCAGTCTGCTCTGGCTGGCGTTTAAAACCCGTGGACGGCTTTTCACCAATACCCATTTTGGCGCGAATGCCCTGCTGGCAAACCAGTACGATAACGTTGATGTCTCGGAGTTTATTCAGAAAATGAAATTAAGCGAGCGTATTACGCTGGATAAATATATTCCGTATTCCTCCCATATTCACCCCTACGTCATCAGAAACCGTCACCGTGATTTGGTTGCCACCTGGGAGCTGGGCGGCACAGTCTTTGAATGTGAAGACGAACATCACCTGACCCTGATGGCTACGCACCTGAATAACGTTATTCGTTCGTATGAGGGTCTGCCGGTAACATTCTATATTCACCGGCTTCGTGAAAAATACCATGATTCTTTTGAAGCCTGTTCGGGTATTCCCTTTTCCGATGACGTGACCCGGCGGTATTACCAGCCGGTAAAAGAAAAACCGTTCTGGCGGCACCGGCTGTTTTTCACCGTCTGCTACGCGCCGTTCTCTCAGATTGAGAAGAAAACCATGAAAGCGCAGTCGCACGGTAAACGCCAGGCAGCACTGGATGACGCGCTCAAAATCATGCTGGAATACCGCGAAGCACTGGAATCTTCATTATCCCGCTATATGGCAACGCCGCTGGGGATATATGAAGAAAACAGGCGGGTGTATTCCTCACAACTGGCGTTCTTCCATCGTCTGCTTACCGGTCAGTGGCAGAAGGTGGCCGTAACGCGCTCACCGTTTTATGAAACATTAAGTACGCCAGACGTCTTTTTCACCACCGACACTGGTGAATGCCAGACGGTCAGCGGTTCCCGTTTCTTCCGCAGCCTGGAGATTAAGGATTATTCCCCGGAAACCCATACCGGTATGCTGGATGCGCTGCTGTACGCCGAAAGCGAGTATGTTCTGACGCAGTCCTTTACCTGCATGGCACGGGATGAGGCGCAGAATCATATCCGTCTGGCGGAAAAACGGCTTAACTCCACGGACGACGACGCGACTTCCCAGCGCGAAGAGCTGATTGTCCTGCGCGACCTGCTCCAGTCCGGACATGTGTCGTGCGGTAAATTCCACTTTTCCCTGCAGATCTCCTCAGACAGTGCCGGACAGGTGGTGAAGGACACTAACGTTCTGGCCCAGCCCTTCGCCGAGCTGGGTATTATGACGACGCTCTCCACCCTGTCACTGCCCGCCGCGTATCTGGCGCAACTGCCGGGCGTGTATACGCTGCGACCCCGACTGGTAGCCGTCAGCAGCCAGAATTTTGCCGATATAGCCTGCCTGCATAACTTCCATCCCCACAAACGCAGCGGTAATCCGTGGGGGGAAGCCGTCGCCATCCTCACATCTCCCGGCGGTGGCGGGTATTACCTGAACCTGCACGACAGCCAGGCCTGGCGGGATGACAGCGGTGAGAAAACGCCGGGGAATACGGCGATTATCGGAAAAACCGGCTCCGGCAAAACCCTGCTGATGACCATCATGCAACAACTGATGCAGAAGTACCGTAACCCGGCGTCGTTTGCGCCTTCTGCCCCCCTCAAACGGCTGACCACGGTGTATTTCGATAAGGACCGGGCGGCGGAGATGGCGATCCGCCAGGCGGGCGGGCGTTATTTCCGCATCCATACCGGCGAGCCCACCGGCTTCAACCCGTTTGCGCTGGAGCCAACCCGCCGGAACATCAGTTTCATCAAACGGCTGGTGCGCATGCTGTGCCGCCGCAACGGTAAGCCGCTCGATCCGCGCGATGAGGAGCGGATCAGTGCCGCCGTGGACACTATCATGCTGGACTATCCGCCGGAGTACCGCCGGTACGGGATCACCCGGCTGCTGGAAGTGCTGCCGGAGCCGCCGACCACAGACGCCCGCACCAACGGGCTGCGTATTCGCCTGAAACAGTGGGCGCAGGGGGGCGAGTTCGGCTGGGTGTTTGATAACGAGGCCGATACTTTCACCATCAGCGATGTCGATAACTTTGGTATCGACGGCACCGAATTTCTGGATGATGACGATATTCGCGGCCCCGTGACCTTTTACCTGCTGTACCGTGTGACCAGTCTTCTGGATGGTCGCCGCCTGGTGATGTTTATGGATGAGTTCTGGCGCTGGCTGGCCGATGTCGAATTTTCCCGCTTCTCCCTCAATATGCTGAAAGTCATCCGAAAGCTGAACGGTATCTTCGTTCCGGCAACACAGTCACCGGATGAAATCGTCAGACACCCCATCGCCCCGGCGATTATTGAGCAGTGCGGTACCCAGATTTTCCTCGCCAATCCGAAAGCAAGCTATGCGGATTACGTGGAGAAAATGAAAGTGCCGGACAGCGTTTATGAGACGGTCAGAAACCTTGATCCGGGCGAGCATTATATGGTCATCCTGAAAACACCGTTGCAGGCCGGAGAAACCCGCCCGTTTGTGGCAATGGCGAAAATGGATCTTTCCGGACTGGGTAAACTCACCCGGCTTCTCAGCGGCAGTGAGGACAACCTGAAAATATTCGATGCCATTTATCAGGACGGTATGCGACCTGATGAATGGAAAGACGCTTTCCTTGAGCGGGCAATCTGA
- a CDS encoding Minor pilin of type IV secretion complex (VirB5) has protein sequence MRTRDHLLALLLFFSTQAFSAGIPVFDAVQNTESINQWMQKLQQWEDTVTHYKSELDAYKKQLATATGVRDIQGFLRDTRSLKTDIDNLRKSGISLDELLTTQNSSYSAELQNLYSKYKSFSVCSPEQERIKSQALADSCKQIILNQAMAIENTTDVENRINSTLSDISDLSDRISNAQDSKESQDLANTIAAKSVQLNALTNQWEMSVRQAEQRTTLLEQQRHKAFEQQQLTAPVADLNNL, from the coding sequence ATGCGTACCCGGGATCATCTTCTGGCATTATTGTTATTTTTCTCGACGCAGGCATTCAGCGCCGGAATACCGGTTTTCGATGCCGTGCAGAATACCGAATCCATTAATCAGTGGATGCAGAAACTACAGCAATGGGAGGATACGGTTACCCATTATAAAAGTGAACTTGATGCGTATAAAAAGCAACTGGCTACCGCAACCGGTGTGCGGGATATTCAGGGTTTTCTCAGAGATACCAGAAGCCTGAAAACCGATATTGATAATCTCCGTAAGAGCGGTATTTCACTGGATGAACTGCTGACCACGCAGAACAGTTCATATTCTGCTGAACTGCAAAACCTTTACAGTAAATACAAATCGTTCAGCGTATGCAGCCCGGAACAGGAAAGAATAAAATCTCAGGCTCTGGCCGACAGTTGCAAACAGATAATCCTCAATCAGGCAATGGCGATTGAGAATACCACCGACGTTGAAAACAGGATCAACAGCACACTCAGCGATATATCAGACTTATCCGATCGTATATCGAATGCACAGGACTCGAAAGAGTCTCAGGATCTGGCTAACACCATCGCGGCGAAAAGCGTACAGTTAAATGCGCTGACGAATCAGTGGGAGATGTCTGTCAGACAGGCTGAACAGCGAACGACATTGCTGGAACAGCAAAGACACAAAGCCTTTGAACAGCAGCAGCTAACGGCACCTGTTGCTGACCTTAATAATTTATAA
- a CDS encoding lipoprotein, protein MLRSLFTLYTLSGVILLSGCKETKSEAWYKQHPDETYAVYTQCLKEGEASDNCEFAHRAALMFAQEGQPGVKEKFEAIFQQEAEKRNAVTQ, encoded by the coding sequence GTGCTCAGATCCTTATTCACCTTATACACACTCTCAGGCGTGATATTACTGTCCGGCTGCAAAGAAACCAAATCCGAGGCCTGGTATAAGCAGCATCCTGACGAAACTTATGCGGTTTATACGCAATGCCTGAAGGAGGGTGAAGCAAGTGATAACTGCGAATTTGCCCACCGGGCAGCACTTATGTTCGCACAGGAAGGCCAGCCCGGGGTTAAGGAGAAATTTGAGGCGATATTTCAGCAGGAAGCTGAAAAACGAAATGCTGTGACACAGTAA
- a CDS encoding Integral inner membrane protein of type IV secretion complex (VirB6), with product MSGGIFVGMDKNIMDGLNAVLEGQSSTYGTMISVIIVSSFTLFILFRGYQTLAGKLRTPVEDVVWDVGRMLLIITFVLNRDGWLDMAVAAIQGLKDGVSGDDNVWALLDTVWEKAQALGQKLFNMDTSTYVKLNGGLAEVLVWGGSIVLLMAATFVNLLAEITILLMTTTAPLFIFCLLYGFLKPMFDNWLKTIFAAILTIMFAALSIRIAINYLNKILDAATKTSAETNMVTLAAQCLLAGVAAGVVVWFSTKLASALSGAAVQAVLQGAAMSGLSGMANKSASLTGPGARGGSRLAAKGGMAVAAATGRLTGAGAGKTVSAWQKRAAAIESMKRLNRQRHR from the coding sequence ATGTCCGGTGGTATTTTTGTTGGTATGGACAAAAACATCATGGATGGACTGAATGCCGTACTGGAAGGCCAGTCTTCCACTTACGGCACGATGATCAGCGTCATCATCGTCAGCTCTTTTACCTTATTTATACTGTTCCGCGGTTATCAGACGCTGGCTGGCAAACTCCGGACCCCGGTTGAAGATGTCGTCTGGGATGTGGGGCGAATGCTGCTTATCATCACCTTTGTGTTAAACCGGGATGGCTGGCTGGATATGGCAGTAGCGGCTATCCAGGGACTTAAAGACGGTGTCAGCGGCGATGATAATGTCTGGGCGCTGCTCGATACTGTCTGGGAAAAGGCACAGGCGCTGGGGCAAAAGTTATTTAATATGGACACCTCAACTTACGTCAAACTGAATGGCGGCCTTGCCGAAGTCCTGGTATGGGGCGGCTCTATTGTCCTGCTGATGGCAGCCACCTTTGTGAACCTGCTCGCCGAAATCACCATCCTGTTAATGACGACCACCGCGCCGCTCTTTATTTTCTGCCTGCTGTACGGTTTTCTTAAACCGATGTTTGATAACTGGCTGAAAACGATTTTCGCGGCAATATTAACGATCATGTTTGCTGCCTTATCCATCCGTATCGCCATTAATTACCTGAATAAAATACTGGATGCTGCAACAAAAACATCCGCTGAAACCAATATGGTCACGCTGGCGGCGCAATGCCTGCTGGCCGGAGTTGCGGCGGGTGTGGTGGTCTGGTTCTCCACGAAGCTCGCCAGCGCACTCAGCGGGGCCGCCGTACAGGCGGTGCTACAGGGGGCAGCCATGAGTGGCCTGAGCGGAATGGCGAACAAATCTGCAAGCCTTACCGGGCCGGGCGCCAGGGGCGGTTCCCGCCTGGCTGCGAAAGGCGGCATGGCCGTCGCCGCGGCGACCGGCAGACTCACCGGCGCAGGCGCGGGTAAAACCGTGAGCGCCTGGCAGAAACGCGCCGCCGCCATCGAAAGCATGAAACGCCTGAACCGGCAGCGTCACCGTTAA
- a CDS encoding Inner membrane protein forms channel for type IV secretion of T-DNA complex (VirB8), which yields MSDIQNIINVSRSFESILLEKEERSRKTAWRVAAAGLILAAMAIAAIIILLPLKTTDIELWSVDKQTGRYEYMTRIKARDIAAEKALAHSLAAHYVRLREGYNYFSLQRDYDDVQLFNSDSVNRDYLDGFNGDQAPDVIFNKAEYVVDIDIISNVHAPATGPDNLATLRIKRTIRRIADNSVKTDVWNIRLTYRYVPHRQLTDSQREVNPLGFIVTSYQRDKELRGE from the coding sequence ATGTCTGATATTCAGAACATTATTAATGTTTCCCGCTCTTTTGAATCCATCCTGCTGGAAAAGGAAGAGCGTTCCCGAAAAACCGCCTGGCGGGTGGCCGCTGCCGGACTGATTCTGGCCGCAATGGCGATTGCGGCCATTATTATTCTGTTGCCGCTGAAAACCACCGACATTGAATTATGGTCGGTGGATAAACAGACCGGTCGCTATGAGTATATGACCCGCATTAAGGCGCGGGATATTGCCGCTGAAAAAGCGCTGGCACATTCACTGGCAGCACACTATGTCAGGCTGCGTGAAGGATATAATTATTTCTCCCTCCAGCGTGATTATGACGACGTACAGTTATTTAACAGCGACAGCGTAAACCGGGACTATCTGGACGGGTTTAACGGCGACCAGGCACCGGACGTGATTTTTAACAAGGCCGAATATGTTGTTGATATCGACATTATTTCCAATGTGCATGCGCCTGCCACCGGGCCGGATAATCTGGCAACCCTGCGTATCAAGCGCACAATCCGCCGTATTGCTGATAATTCCGTGAAAACGGATGTCTGGAATATCCGCCTCACATACCGCTACGTCCCGCACCGGCAACTGACCGACAGCCAGCGCGAAGTGAACCCGCTGGGCTTTATCGTCACCAGCTACCAGCGCGACAAAGAGCTGAGGGGGGAATGA